In Deinococcus malanensis, a genomic segment contains:
- a CDS encoding aldo/keto reductase: protein MKYRHLGRSGLQVSPLCLGTMNFGPETSEEDSYRIMDRALELGVNFFDTANVYGWKQGEGVTEQIIGRWLENNPGKRDQIVLATKAYGKMGEGPNDQKLSAYHIRRACEDSLRRLKTDRIDLYQMHHIDRATPWEEVWQAMEQLVREGKVLYVGSSNFAGWNIAQANGLAAQRHFMGLVSEQSLYNLNARVVELEVIPACQAFGLGLIPWSPLGGGLLGGALQKASEGRRASERLQAQIEKYRPQLERYEGLCRDLGEQPADVALAWLLSNPAVTAPIIGPRTLEQLEGNLRSLTITLSEETLRALDDIWPGPGGQAPEAYAW from the coding sequence ATGAAGTACCGTCACCTCGGACGCAGCGGCCTGCAGGTCAGCCCCCTCTGCCTCGGCACCATGAACTTCGGTCCAGAAACGAGTGAGGAGGACTCCTACCGCATCATGGACCGGGCCCTGGAGCTCGGCGTGAACTTTTTTGACACGGCAAACGTGTATGGATGGAAACAGGGCGAGGGCGTTACCGAACAGATCATTGGCCGCTGGCTGGAGAATAATCCTGGCAAGCGCGACCAGATTGTGCTGGCGACCAAGGCCTACGGCAAGATGGGTGAGGGCCCCAACGACCAGAAACTGTCCGCGTACCACATCCGGCGCGCCTGTGAGGACAGCCTGCGCCGTCTGAAGACAGACCGCATCGACCTCTACCAGATGCACCACATAGACCGGGCCACGCCCTGGGAAGAAGTGTGGCAGGCGATGGAGCAGCTGGTTCGGGAAGGCAAGGTGCTGTACGTCGGGTCGAGTAATTTTGCCGGGTGGAACATTGCCCAGGCGAACGGTCTTGCGGCGCAGCGTCACTTCATGGGCCTGGTCTCCGAGCAGAGCCTGTACAACCTGAACGCCCGCGTGGTGGAGCTTGAAGTGATCCCGGCATGTCAGGCGTTCGGACTGGGCCTGATTCCGTGGAGCCCACTGGGCGGCGGACTGCTCGGTGGGGCCCTGCAGAAAGCGAGTGAAGGTCGCCGGGCTAGTGAGCGGTTGCAGGCTCAGATCGAGAAGTACCGGCCTCAGCTGGAGCGCTACGAAGGATTGTGCCGTGATCTGGGAGAACAGCCCGCTGATGTCGCTCTGGCGTGGCTGCTCAGCAACCCTGCGGTGACTGCGCCCATCATTGGGCCGCGCACACTTGAGCAGCTGGAAGGGAACTTAAGGTCGTTGACCATCACGCTCTCGGAAGAGACCCTCAGGGCGCTTGACGACATCTGGCCCGGACCCGGCGGTCAGGCGCCGGAGGCGTACGCCTGGTAA